In Mycobacterium sp. JS623, one genomic interval encodes:
- a CDS encoding DUF1622 domain-containing protein: MSLVEIIEGIGTTIDAIGVAVIAGGAILAVFLTIGRARQEDGSAYEFFRRRLGRAILLGLEFLVAADIIRTVAVTPSGESVAVLGGIVLIRTFLSFSLQLEVTGAWPWQQRSAAVDKTQGH; encoded by the coding sequence GTGTCTCTCGTCGAGATCATCGAGGGAATCGGCACGACGATCGACGCGATCGGTGTCGCCGTCATCGCAGGCGGCGCGATCCTGGCCGTCTTCCTGACGATCGGCCGGGCTCGCCAGGAGGACGGCAGCGCATACGAATTCTTCCGGCGGCGCCTCGGCCGCGCGATCCTCCTCGGGCTCGAATTCCTGGTCGCCGCAGACATCATCCGCACCGTCGCGGTCACCCCGAGCGGCGAGAGCGTGGCGGTGCTCGGCGGCATCGTGCTGATCCGAACGTTCCTCAGCTTTTCGCTCCAACTGGAGGTGACGGGGGCGTGGCCGTGGCAACAGCGCTCCGCTGCTGTCGACAAGACACAGGGCCACTGA
- a CDS encoding CGNR zinc finger domain-containing protein, whose translation MSSAVDWQVVLLDLLNTTPVIDGQMVDKLDARWLRAHGAPKGTDVRDLRDDLQRVVRMEVDASVLRRYLTDARQLPDIGPDGVAWSLEADWPARVVLTWGELERDMPGRLRPCANKECLQFLIDHSRAGTARWCSMSGCGNRMKARRHYSRTKSGA comes from the coding sequence ATGTCTTCGGCGGTGGATTGGCAGGTTGTCCTGCTGGACCTGCTCAACACCACGCCGGTGATCGACGGGCAGATGGTCGACAAGCTGGACGCGCGCTGGCTGCGCGCGCACGGCGCGCCCAAGGGGACTGACGTCCGGGACCTGCGTGATGACCTGCAACGTGTCGTGCGGATGGAAGTCGACGCGTCAGTCCTGCGTCGCTACCTCACCGATGCGCGTCAGCTACCTGACATTGGGCCCGACGGCGTCGCCTGGTCGCTTGAGGCCGATTGGCCAGCGCGCGTAGTGCTGACGTGGGGCGAGTTGGAGCGGGATATGCCGGGCCGGTTGCGCCCCTGTGCCAACAAAGAGTGCCTGCAATTCCTCATCGACCATTCGCGCGCCGGCACCGCCCGCTGGTGCTCGATGAGTGGCTGCGGCAACCGGATGAAGGCGCGCCGGCACTACAGCCGCACGAAGAGCGGAGCCTGA
- a CDS encoding NAD(P)H-hydrate dehydratase, whose product MRHYYTADEIREAEAPLLASLPDGGLMRRAAFGLATAIVRELVLLTGGIAGRRVCAVVGSGDNGGDALWAATFLRRRGVAAAAVLLNPERTHRAALAAFTRAGGIVVESVPATTDLVIDGVVGISGSGPLRPNAAEVFANVSAPVVAVDIPSGIDVQTGAADGPHVHATLTVTFGGLKPVHALGDCGRVELVDIGLDLPSTDMLGFDAEDVAARWPKPGPKDDKYTQGVTGILAGSATYPGAAVLCTGAAVAATSGMVRYAGSAGPQVLSQWPEVIAAPSPQASGRVQAWAVGPGLGTDETGAAALAFALATDLPVIVDADGLTILAAHPDLIGGRKASTVLTPHAGEFERLAGAPPGSDRVAATRKLADRLGATVLLKGNVTIVAEPGGSVYLNPAGQSWAATAGSGDVLSGIIGALLAAGLQAGEAAAAAAFVHARAANLSAADPGPHAAPTSASRILAHVRAAIASL is encoded by the coding sequence ATGCGGCACTACTACACCGCCGATGAGATCCGCGAAGCCGAAGCGCCGCTTCTTGCGTCGCTGCCCGACGGCGGGCTCATGCGACGGGCCGCGTTCGGGTTGGCCACCGCGATCGTCCGTGAACTGGTTCTGCTGACCGGCGGCATCGCCGGACGCCGGGTATGCGCCGTCGTCGGCTCCGGTGACAACGGAGGCGACGCGCTGTGGGCGGCGACGTTCCTGCGCCGCCGGGGCGTCGCCGCCGCAGCGGTTCTGCTTAATCCGGAGCGCACCCACAGGGCGGCGTTGGCGGCCTTCACCAGAGCGGGCGGCATCGTGGTGGAAAGCGTCCCCGCGACAACCGATCTGGTGATCGACGGCGTCGTCGGGATCTCCGGCTCCGGACCGCTGCGGCCGAACGCCGCGGAAGTCTTCGCGAATGTGTCCGCCCCCGTCGTCGCGGTCGACATCCCAAGCGGCATCGATGTGCAAACCGGGGCGGCCGACGGTCCGCATGTGCACGCCACCCTCACTGTGACGTTCGGCGGGTTGAAACCCGTTCACGCCCTTGGCGATTGCGGACGCGTCGAGTTGGTCGACATCGGCCTCGACTTACCGTCCACCGACATGCTGGGTTTCGACGCCGAAGACGTCGCTGCCCGTTGGCCGAAGCCCGGCCCGAAAGATGACAAGTACACGCAGGGCGTCACCGGCATCCTGGCCGGCTCGGCGACTTATCCCGGCGCAGCCGTGCTGTGCACGGGAGCGGCCGTTGCCGCGACCTCCGGCATGGTCCGCTACGCGGGAAGTGCGGGTCCGCAGGTTCTTTCACAATGGCCGGAAGTGATCGCCGCGCCAAGCCCCCAAGCATCGGGACGTGTGCAGGCGTGGGCGGTCGGTCCCGGTCTCGGCACCGACGAAACCGGCGCCGCTGCACTGGCTTTCGCGTTGGCCACCGATCTGCCGGTGATCGTTGACGCCGACGGACTGACAATTCTCGCTGCACACCCCGATCTCATCGGGGGCCGTAAAGCTTCAACCGTATTGACGCCACACGCAGGCGAATTCGAGCGGTTGGCCGGCGCTCCGCCCGGCAGCGATCGCGTCGCAGCCACCCGCAAGTTGGCCGACCGGCTCGGTGCGACCGTGCTGTTGAAGGGCAACGTCACGATCGTCGCCGAGCCCGGGGGATCGGTCTACCTCAATCCGGCCGGCCAATCATGGGCCGCCACGGCGGGCTCGGGCGACGTGCTGTCGGGCATCATCGGCGCCCTGCTGGCCGCCGGACTGCAAGCCGGCGAGGCGGCCGCTGCTGCCGCGTTCGTGCATGCCCGCGCCGCCAACTTGTCGGCAGCCGACCCCGGACCGCATGCGGCGCCGACGTCGGCTTCGCGCATCCTTGCCCACGTCCGCGCCGCCATCGCTTCGCTATAG
- a CDS encoding glutamate decarboxylase, which translates to MSHKHTHGPQIAPAYTGRLAMAPVPSLRMPDEAMDPDAAYRFIHDELMLDGSSRLNLATFVTTWMDPQAATLMAETFDKNMIDKDEYPATAAIEQRCVCMVADLFHAEDLRDDDPSSATGVSTIGSSEAVMLAGLALKWRWREKVGKDWKGRTPNLVMGSNVQVVWEKFCRYFDVEPRYLPMEEGRYIITPEQVMDNIDEDTIGVVAILGTTFTGELEPIAEICAALDKLAAGGGLDIPVHVDAASGGFVVPFLHPDLQWDFRLPRVVSINVSGHKYGLTYPGIGFVVWRSKEHLPDDLVFRVNYLGGDMPTFTLNFSRPGNQVVGQYYNFLRLGRAGYAQVMQCLSQTARWLGDALRESEHFEIITDGSAIPVISFRLRGNPGYTEFDVSHALRAYGWQVPAYTMPDNATDVAVLRVVVREGFSMDLARALRDDTITALGHLDELKPGGHFDEVQPFAH; encoded by the coding sequence GTGTCGCACAAGCACACTCATGGCCCGCAGATCGCCCCCGCCTACACGGGGCGACTGGCGATGGCCCCGGTCCCGTCGCTGCGGATGCCCGATGAGGCGATGGATCCCGATGCCGCGTACCGCTTCATCCACGACGAACTGATGCTCGACGGCAGCAGCCGGCTGAACCTCGCGACGTTCGTCACAACGTGGATGGACCCTCAGGCGGCGACGCTGATGGCCGAGACATTCGACAAGAACATGATCGACAAGGACGAATACCCCGCCACCGCAGCGATCGAGCAGCGTTGTGTCTGCATGGTGGCCGATCTGTTCCACGCCGAAGACCTGCGCGACGACGACCCATCGAGCGCCACCGGGGTGTCGACGATCGGATCCAGCGAAGCGGTGATGCTGGCCGGGCTGGCGCTGAAGTGGCGCTGGCGCGAGAAAGTTGGCAAGGACTGGAAGGGCCGCACACCGAATCTGGTGATGGGGTCCAACGTTCAGGTGGTGTGGGAGAAGTTCTGCCGCTATTTCGACGTCGAACCGCGCTATCTGCCGATGGAGGAAGGGCGATACATCATCACGCCCGAGCAGGTGATGGACAACATCGACGAGGACACCATTGGCGTGGTTGCGATCCTCGGCACCACATTCACCGGCGAACTGGAGCCGATCGCCGAGATCTGCGCGGCGCTGGACAAACTGGCCGCGGGCGGCGGACTCGACATCCCCGTGCACGTCGACGCGGCCAGCGGTGGCTTCGTGGTGCCGTTCTTGCACCCGGATCTTCAGTGGGACTTCCGGTTGCCACGCGTCGTGTCGATCAATGTCAGCGGGCACAAGTACGGACTGACCTACCCCGGCATCGGCTTCGTGGTGTGGCGCAGCAAGGAGCATCTCCCTGACGACCTGGTCTTCCGGGTCAACTACCTCGGCGGCGATATGCCGACGTTCACGCTGAACTTCTCACGACCGGGCAACCAAGTGGTCGGCCAGTACTACAACTTCCTACGGCTCGGCCGCGCAGGCTATGCACAGGTGATGCAGTGTCTATCGCAGACGGCCCGGTGGCTCGGCGATGCGCTGCGAGAGAGCGAGCACTTCGAGATCATCACCGACGGGTCAGCCATCCCGGTCATCAGCTTCCGGCTGAGAGGCAACCCCGGCTATACCGAATTCGACGTGTCGCATGCGCTGCGCGCCTATGGCTGGCAGGTGCCCGCGTACACGATGCCGGACAACGCCACCGATGTCGCCGTGCTGCGGGTCGTGGTGCGGGAAGGGTTCTCGATGGACCTGGCCAGGGCGCTTCGTGACGACACCATCACCGCGTTGGGCCACCTCGACGAGCTCAAGCCCGGCGGCCATTTCGACGAGGTGCAGCCCTTCGCCCATTGA
- the alr gene encoding alanine racemase, with translation MQTTELSLTPTAAAEAVVDLDAIAHNVRLLREHAGSAQVMAVVKADGYGHGAVQVGRAALAAGAAELGVATIDEALALRREGIRSPVIAWLHAPGADFGPALQADVELGVSSVRQLREVLDAVERTSHPATVTVKVDTGLSRNGVSAAEYPEVLTVLRRAQADDAVRVRGIMSHLAHGDDPENPFNDLQAQRLTDMAAQGREQGVHYEVVHLCNSPAAMTRPDLAFDMVRPGIAVYGQTPIPELGDMGLRAAMTLKCPVALVRSVEAGDGVSYGHIWVAERDTTLALLPIGYADGVFRTLSGRIDVLINGRLRRSVGRICMDQFVVDLGPGAVDVTEGDDAILFGPGTQGESTAQDWADLLGTINYEVVTSPRGRITRTYRGATGQSR, from the coding sequence ATGCAAACCACCGAACTCTCGCTGACCCCGACCGCCGCCGCTGAGGCCGTGGTGGACCTCGACGCGATCGCCCACAACGTGCGGTTGCTGCGGGAGCACGCGGGATCGGCCCAGGTGATGGCCGTCGTCAAGGCCGACGGGTACGGACACGGCGCAGTCCAAGTCGGACGAGCGGCGCTGGCCGCGGGCGCGGCCGAACTCGGCGTCGCGACCATCGATGAGGCCCTGGCGCTGCGCCGCGAGGGCATCCGCAGTCCCGTGATCGCGTGGCTACACGCCCCCGGCGCCGACTTCGGCCCCGCACTCCAGGCCGACGTCGAGCTGGGTGTGTCGTCGGTGCGCCAGCTCCGTGAGGTCCTCGACGCGGTAGAGCGCACCAGCCACCCCGCGACCGTGACGGTCAAGGTGGACACCGGACTGAGCCGCAATGGCGTGAGCGCCGCCGAGTATCCGGAAGTACTGACCGTGCTGCGCCGCGCGCAGGCCGATGATGCGGTCCGAGTCCGCGGCATCATGTCGCATCTGGCGCACGGCGACGACCCGGAAAATCCATTCAACGATCTTCAGGCGCAACGCCTTACCGATATGGCGGCGCAGGGTCGCGAGCAGGGGGTGCACTACGAAGTCGTGCACCTGTGCAACTCGCCTGCCGCGATGACCCGCCCCGACTTGGCATTCGACATGGTCCGCCCGGGCATCGCCGTTTACGGTCAGACCCCCATACCCGAGCTCGGTGATATGGGGCTGCGGGCGGCGATGACGCTGAAATGCCCTGTTGCACTGGTCCGTTCAGTGGAGGCGGGCGACGGGGTGTCCTACGGCCACATCTGGGTCGCCGAGCGTGACACCACGTTGGCGCTGCTTCCGATCGGCTATGCCGACGGCGTGTTCCGGACGTTGAGCGGCCGTATCGACGTGTTGATCAACGGGCGGCTCCGGCGCAGCGTCGGCCGTATCTGCATGGACCAGTTCGTGGTCGACCTCGGTCCCGGGGCGGTCGACGTGACCGAGGGCGATGATGCCATTTTGTTCGGGCCTGGCACACAGGGCGAGTCAACGGCACAAGACTGGGCCGATCTCCTCGGCACCATCAACTACGAGGTCGTCACCAGTCCCCGCGGCAGGATCACCCGAACGTATCGTGGAGCGACGGGCCAAAGTCGTTGA
- a CDS encoding alpha/beta fold hydrolase produces the protein MRPRGRRSNAPWLAGAAGLTAVGTAAGVSVARSLRRRVSTDDPYDHEDFELLDADRSFVVTTPDGVDLAVREVGPKDARLTVVFAHGFCLRMGAFYFQRARLVEQWGPQVRMVFYDQRGHGQSSEAAPESYTVEQLGQDLETVLAVMAPRGPVVLVGHSMGGMTVLSHARQFPHRYPTRVVGAAIIASAAEGVSRSPLGEILKNPALEAARLAVRYAPKTVHRTRGAAKSVIAPILRAASYGDEKISPSVVAFSERMMHETPIATLVEFLHALEVHDELAALPTLAKVPTLIACGDRDLLTPMEHSQSMAAALPKSELIIVGGAGHLVQLEAPEVIDEALVRLVERATPSKLVELTRRVRERVRNHG, from the coding sequence GTGCGGCCGCGCGGCCGAAGGTCCAACGCGCCATGGCTGGCTGGGGCAGCCGGGTTGACGGCGGTCGGCACCGCCGCCGGCGTGTCGGTGGCCAGGTCTTTGCGACGACGGGTCAGCACCGACGATCCCTACGATCACGAGGATTTCGAGCTGCTCGACGCCGACCGCAGCTTCGTCGTCACCACTCCCGACGGTGTCGACCTGGCGGTGCGCGAGGTCGGCCCGAAAGATGCCCGGCTGACGGTGGTGTTCGCACATGGCTTCTGTCTTCGGATGGGCGCCTTCTACTTTCAGCGTGCGCGGCTGGTCGAGCAGTGGGGGCCGCAGGTCCGGATGGTGTTCTACGATCAGCGCGGCCACGGCCAGTCCAGCGAGGCGGCACCAGAGTCGTACACCGTCGAGCAACTGGGCCAAGATCTGGAAACCGTACTCGCGGTGATGGCGCCGCGCGGCCCGGTGGTGTTGGTCGGACACTCGATGGGCGGCATGACAGTCCTGTCGCATGCGCGGCAATTTCCGCACCGCTACCCAACTCGCGTCGTCGGCGCGGCGATCATCGCGTCTGCCGCCGAAGGTGTTTCGCGGTCGCCGTTGGGCGAGATCCTGAAGAACCCGGCGCTGGAGGCGGCGCGGTTAGCCGTGCGCTATGCCCCGAAGACAGTGCATCGCACGCGGGGCGCAGCGAAGTCAGTGATCGCCCCGATCCTGCGGGCTGCGTCCTACGGCGACGAAAAGATCAGCCCGAGCGTCGTCGCCTTCTCCGAGCGAATGATGCACGAAACACCGATCGCCACGCTGGTGGAGTTCCTGCACGCACTCGAGGTGCATGACGAGCTCGCGGCGCTGCCGACACTGGCGAAGGTGCCCACGCTGATCGCCTGCGGCGACCGCGACCTGCTCACCCCGATGGAGCATTCGCAGAGCATGGCTGCGGCGTTGCCGAAGTCCGAGCTGATAATCGTCGGCGGTGCAGGGCATCTGGTGCAGCTCGAGGCGCCTGAGGTCATCGACGAGGCTCTCGTCCGACTGGTCGAACGCGCCACCCCATCCAAGCTCGTCGAGCTCACGCGCCGGGTCCGTGAACGGGTGCGCAACCATGGCTGA
- the tsaE gene encoding tRNA (adenosine(37)-N6)-threonylcarbamoyltransferase complex ATPase subunit type 1 TsaE: MAERRHGTGAARSATSGTAELATAEDTTALGAELGGQLRAGDVVVLSGPLGAGKTVLAKGIAMAMDVEGPVISPTFVLARVHRARRVGAPAMIHVDLYRLLDHGSVDLLAELDSLDLDTDLDDAVVVVEWGEGLAERLSDSHLDIRLERGPETEVRTAIWQWSRR; this comes from the coding sequence ATGGCTGAGCGTCGGCATGGCACCGGCGCCGCTCGGTCGGCGACATCAGGCACGGCTGAGCTCGCCACAGCCGAGGACACCACTGCGTTGGGCGCGGAGCTGGGCGGTCAACTGCGCGCCGGTGATGTGGTGGTGCTGTCCGGTCCGCTGGGCGCGGGAAAGACCGTGCTGGCCAAGGGCATCGCTATGGCCATGGATGTCGAAGGCCCGGTGATCTCGCCGACGTTCGTGTTGGCCCGGGTGCATCGCGCGCGCCGAGTCGGCGCCCCGGCCATGATCCACGTCGACTTGTACCGGTTACTCGACCATGGGTCGGTCGACCTGCTCGCCGAACTCGACTCGCTGGACCTCGACACCGATCTCGATGACGCCGTCGTCGTCGTGGAGTGGGGCGAAGGCCTCGCCGAACGACTTTCTGACAGCCACCTCGACATCCGGCTCGAACGCGGGCCGGAGACCGAAGTGCGGACCGCGATCTGGCAGTGGAGCCGACGTTGA
- the tsaB gene encoding tRNA (adenosine(37)-N6)-threonylcarbamoyltransferase complex dimerization subunit type 1 TsaB: MEPTLTLILAIDTATPAVTAGIVTLDGVEVLGQRVTVDARAHAEQLTPNVLGALADAGATVNDLDAVVVGCGPGPFTGLRVGMATAAAYGHALGIPVHGVCSLDAIGIESTGTASEVLVVTDARRREVYWARYRDGVRVDGPAVNAPADVPGAEEALALPPVYPSVAGLVRAVADWTAAPAPLVPLYLRRPDAKPSVVTR, translated from the coding sequence GTGGAGCCGACGTTGACCCTCATCCTGGCCATCGACACCGCGACGCCCGCGGTCACCGCAGGCATCGTGACGCTTGATGGGGTCGAGGTGCTTGGGCAACGGGTCACCGTCGACGCCCGCGCACACGCGGAGCAGCTCACTCCGAACGTGCTCGGCGCACTTGCCGATGCCGGTGCGACGGTCAACGACCTCGACGCCGTCGTCGTCGGTTGCGGGCCAGGACCTTTCACCGGGCTGCGGGTCGGCATGGCCACGGCCGCGGCCTACGGTCACGCGCTCGGCATCCCTGTGCACGGAGTCTGCAGCCTCGACGCGATCGGCATCGAAAGCACAGGCACCGCGTCCGAAGTTCTAGTAGTGACCGATGCCCGTCGCCGCGAGGTCTATTGGGCGCGTTACCGCGACGGTGTCCGCGTGGACGGACCTGCGGTGAACGCACCGGCCGATGTGCCAGGGGCGGAGGAGGCCCTTGCGCTTCCGCCGGTGTATCCCAGCGTCGCGGGGCTCGTGCGGGCGGTCGCCGACTGGACGGCTGCGCCTGCGCCATTGGTTCCGCTGTACCTGCGTCGCCCCGACGCCAAACCATCGGTGGTGACCCGATGA
- the rimI gene encoding ribosomal protein S18-alanine N-acetyltransferase codes for MTVVYTPLTADDAARCAELEKQLFDGDDPWPARAFLAELEAKHIRYVAARIKAESPARPAADKLVGYAGISRLGRKKPYEYEIHTIGVDPEYQNQGIGRRMMKDLLDYASDGTVFLEVRTDNEAAIALYESLGFVNVGLRRRYYRASGADAYTMRRDPP; via the coding sequence ATGACGGTCGTGTACACGCCGCTGACCGCCGACGACGCCGCGCGATGCGCTGAGCTGGAAAAGCAACTGTTCGACGGCGACGATCCGTGGCCCGCTCGGGCTTTTCTGGCGGAGCTGGAGGCCAAACACATCCGCTATGTTGCGGCCCGCATCAAGGCGGAATCGCCGGCTCGGCCGGCGGCCGACAAGCTTGTCGGCTACGCAGGGATCTCCCGCCTTGGCCGAAAGAAGCCGTACGAGTATGAGATTCACACAATCGGGGTGGACCCGGAGTATCAGAATCAGGGCATCGGCAGACGGATGATGAAAGATCTGCTCGACTACGCCTCGGATGGAACGGTTTTCCTCGAGGTGCGCACCGACAACGAAGCTGCGATCGCCCTGTACGAGAGCCTGGGCTTCGTCAACGTCGGCCTGCGCCGTCGGTACTACCGGGCCAGTGGCGCCGACGCCTACACTATGAGACGAGATCCACCATGA
- the tsaD gene encoding tRNA (adenosine(37)-N6)-threonylcarbamoyltransferase complex transferase subunit TsaD: protein MTTILAIESSCDETGVGIARLDDDGAVTLLADEVASSVDEHARFGGVVPEIASRAHLEALGPTMRRALETADIDKPDIVAATIGPGLAGALLVGVAAAKAYSAAWQVPFYAVNHLGGHLAADVYDHGPLPESVGLLVSGGHTNLLHVRSLGEPIVELGSTVDDAAGEAYDKVARLLGLGYPGGKVLDDLARQGDRDAIVFPRGMTGPRDDPYAFSFSGLKTAVARYVESHPDAPQANVAAGFQEAVADVLTLKAVRAAKELNVKTLLIAGGVAANSRLRELAEERCNANGLTLRIPRPRLCTDNGAMIASFAAHLIAAGAPPSPLDAASDPGLPVVKGQVA from the coding sequence ATGACGACCATCCTGGCCATCGAAAGCTCCTGTGACGAAACGGGTGTCGGCATCGCGCGGCTGGACGACGACGGCGCCGTGACGCTGCTCGCCGACGAGGTGGCGTCCAGCGTCGACGAACACGCGCGGTTCGGCGGCGTGGTCCCCGAGATCGCCTCGCGGGCACACCTGGAGGCACTTGGTCCGACGATGCGGCGCGCGCTGGAGACCGCCGATATCGACAAGCCGGATATCGTCGCCGCAACCATCGGCCCGGGGCTGGCGGGTGCGCTGTTGGTGGGAGTCGCTGCAGCCAAGGCGTATTCGGCCGCGTGGCAAGTGCCGTTCTATGCCGTCAACCATCTGGGTGGTCACCTGGCCGCCGACGTCTACGACCACGGCCCGCTGCCCGAGAGCGTCGGGCTGCTGGTGTCGGGCGGTCACACCAACCTGCTGCACGTGCGGTCGCTGGGTGAACCGATTGTCGAGCTCGGCAGCACCGTCGACGACGCGGCAGGCGAGGCGTACGACAAGGTCGCGCGGCTGCTCGGGCTCGGCTATCCCGGCGGCAAGGTGCTCGATGACCTTGCGCGCCAAGGAGACCGCGACGCAATCGTCTTCCCGCGAGGCATGACCGGCCCGCGCGACGATCCGTACGCGTTCAGCTTCTCCGGGCTCAAGACCGCGGTCGCGCGGTATGTGGAGAGCCATCCCGATGCGCCGCAGGCGAATGTGGCCGCCGGCTTCCAGGAGGCGGTCGCCGACGTGCTGACGCTCAAAGCCGTCCGCGCCGCCAAAGAGCTCAACGTCAAGACGCTGTTGATCGCGGGGGGAGTGGCAGCCAACTCGCGGCTGCGCGAGCTCGCCGAGGAGCGGTGCAATGCCAACGGGCTGACGTTGCGGATCCCTCGTCCGCGACTGTGCACCGACAACGGCGCGATGATCGCCTCGTTCGCCGCGCATCTGATCGCCGCGGGGGCACCGCCGTCGCCGCTGGATGCCGCCAGTGATCCAGGGCTACCCGTCGTGAAAGGACAAGTGGCTTGA
- a CDS encoding nuclear transport factor 2 family protein, with product MIEDKLAITELLYRYAELIDAGDFDGVGRLLARATFAGTRSPSTSSAEAIAKLFGATTRRYPGHGNTPRTRHLVLNPIVEISSEISGARTAKSRSTFCVVQNTETVPLQPIVVGRYFDTFTCDDDGWYFTERQVDVEMIGDISAHLMFDPRDFDR from the coding sequence GTGATCGAGGACAAGCTCGCCATCACCGAGCTGCTCTACCGCTATGCCGAGCTGATCGACGCCGGTGACTTCGACGGGGTGGGCCGGCTGCTGGCGCGTGCCACCTTCGCCGGCACGCGGTCGCCGTCGACGTCGAGCGCCGAGGCCATCGCCAAACTGTTCGGCGCGACTACTCGCCGCTATCCCGGGCATGGAAACACGCCACGGACCCGCCACCTGGTGCTCAATCCGATCGTCGAGATCAGCAGCGAGATCAGCGGAGCGCGAACAGCCAAATCTCGCTCGACCTTCTGCGTGGTCCAGAACACCGAGACGGTCCCGCTGCAGCCGATCGTCGTCGGCCGCTATTTCGATACCTTTACCTGCGACGATGACGGTTGGTACTTCACCGAGCGCCAGGTCGACGTCGAGATGATCGGCGACATCTCGGCGCACTTGATGTTCGACCCGCGCGACTTCGACCGTTAG
- the groES gene encoding co-chaperone GroES has product MASVNIKPLEDKILVQANEAETTTASGLVIPDTAKEKPQEGTVVAVGPGRWDEDGEKRIPLDVSEGDVVIYSKYGGTEIKYNGEEYLILSARDVLAVVNK; this is encoded by the coding sequence GTGGCGAGCGTGAACATCAAGCCACTCGAGGACAAGATCCTCGTACAGGCCAACGAGGCCGAGACCACGACCGCGTCCGGTCTGGTCATCCCCGACACCGCCAAGGAGAAGCCGCAAGAAGGCACCGTCGTCGCAGTCGGCCCCGGCCGCTGGGATGAGGACGGCGAGAAGCGGATTCCGCTGGACGTGTCCGAGGGCGACGTCGTCATCTACAGCAAGTACGGCGGCACCGAGATCAAGTACAACGGCGAGGAGTACCTGATCCTGTCGGCCCGCGACGTGCTGGCAGTCGTCAACAAGTAA